A window of the Trichoderma asperellum chromosome 4, complete sequence genome harbors these coding sequences:
- a CDS encoding uncharacterized protein (EggNog:ENOG41): protein MAAAPTGNFGVFAISKAGESPILTTPRVDDHGREIRQRRRHVKSRAGCLACKSSRVKCDEFQPVCARCSAKSIPCQYDFSIMSMLPNYPRHQIHCQRYGNSSVPRSLGLGLDMSVLQLLYHFDHHTASTLAFGACVWRDGVIPLALNDEVVMHAILMISASHQHSISPDNAAYIKAMAYHLDLTLSGFRGLLAQGTENCNHDVVIACSLLLVHYAWSMPFFAYADDKIDMRSEPDRLLKFAAGLKAVIMSTKQDESYPDGIFKSPLSGATIQGFQDWESALVTIFDFREYFFGAQPTTSDGSFGCCMHHGSYNAFDRLAPLLKTMDAVRNGHAIHHLILQIRIYTLFWPSKASKAFEEEFAVNQTEACVVMLTFYATAWWLLSESVWWARTRTKVMCESILECLDKNNKDENWETNIGNIRHYFKFTPNETDGWIIGDPGYHPAKEFQ from the exons ATGGCAGCGGCTCCCACCGGAAACTTTGGGGTATTTGCCATCTCAAAAGCGGGAGAGAGCCCAATACTTACGACTCCACGAGTAGACGATCATGGACGTGAAATACGCCAACGGAGACGACACGTCAAGTCTCGGGCTGGATGTTTGGCATGTAAATCATCCAGAGTCAAG TGCGATGAGTTCCAGCCTGTTTGCGCGAGATGTTCAGCCAAAAGTATACCTTGTCAGTATGACTTTAGCATCATGTCCATGTTACCAAACTATCCACGGCATCAAATCCACTGTCAGAGATATGGCAATAGCTCCGTCCCGAGATCTCTTGGACTGGGCCTTGATATGAGTGTCCTACAGCTCCTGTACCATTTTGATCACCACACCGCCTCGACACTTGCCTTTGGCGCCTGTGTATGGAGAGATGGGGTGATTCCTCTGGCACTCAAT GATGAGGTTGTTATGCATGCAATCCTAATGATATCCGCCTCTCACCAGCATAGCATCTCGCCCGATAATGCTGCATACATCAAAGCCATGGCCTATCATCTAGACCTTACTCTCTCTGGTTTCAGGGGTCTCTTGGCACAAGGCACAGAGAATTGCAATCACGATGTAGTCATCGCTTGCTCTCTCTTGCTAGTCCACTATGCTTGGTCCATGCCCTTCTTTGCATATGCAGACGACAAAATCGATATGAGAAGCGAGCCAGACAGGCTGCTCAAATTTGCTGCAGGTCTCAAAGCAGTTATCATGAGCACGAAACAAGATGAAAGCTATCCTGATGGCATTTTCAAGTCTCCCTTGTCCGGCGCTACCATCCAAGGATTCCAAGATTGGGAATCAGCTCTAGTTACTATATTCGACTTTCGAGAATATTTCTTTGGTGCTCAGCCAACCACTTCGGATGGTTCTTTCGGATGCTGCATGCACCATGGATCTTACAATGCTTTTGATCGGCTAGCTCCTCTCTTAAAAACTATGGACGCTGTAAGGAACGGTCATGCCATCCATCACTTGATACTTCAGATACGGATATATACCCTCTTCTGGCCCTCCAAGGCATCAAAagcttttgaagaagaatttgCCGTAAACCAAACTGAAGCATGTGTTGTGATGCTTACTTTTTACGCCACCGCATGGTGGCTTCTTTCCGAGAGCGTGTGGTGGGCCAGAACTCGAACAAAAGTGATGTGCGAGTCCATTCTCGAATGTTTGGACAAAAACAACAAGGATGAGAATTGGGAAACAAATATTGGGAACATCCGtcactattttaaatttacgCCAAATGAgacggatggatggataATTGGAGATCCGGGATACCACCCAGCGAAAGAGTTTCAATAA